In a genomic window of Gigantopelta aegis isolate Gae_Host chromosome 9, Gae_host_genome, whole genome shotgun sequence:
- the LOC121380671 gene encoding uncharacterized protein LOC121380671: MLMSLSTLTTKQTFANISDEQILENVKQIHDETTDDQEEESDAEPEPIYVSRRQNIPDMVTLPHSPDPDPDPALCVLGLVYTMGQKTANKSSCYYIFLGSITKPL, encoded by the exons ATGTTGATGAGTTTGTCAACATTGACAACGAAGCAGACATTTGCTAATATCAGCGACGAGCAGATTCTTGAAAATGTTAAACAGATTCACGACGAAACGACTGATGACCAGGAAGAAGAGTCCGACGCTGAACCGGAGCCCATATATGT ATCCAGACGTCAAAATATACCAGACATGGTGActttgccacactcgccagacccagacccagacccagctttgtgtgttttgggccttgtGTATACCATGGGTCAGAAAACCGCCAACAAGTCATCTTGTTAC tatattTTCCTGGGAAGCATTACTAAACCCCTATAG
- the LOC121380670 gene encoding 2-oxoglutarate-dependent dioxygenase citB-like isoform X1 translates to MAAITLMSSIQIPVIDLKEAENASQRLGVAQKLVKALETDGFLFLDNVPGVDLNKVFKNSEWFFSIPETDKSQLLKKQWNPQNNNRYRGYSPLMSNCASYKEGFEIGAEDVEFTDPDIHPIFKEPNVWPQALDKGDQFKADMIQLFSAMLKTGSEVMRLVAMGSGLDEMLFEKMFSPDTLSTLMLLHYPTRPDVAAAAAATAEDGTVLSCYEHTDTGFVTLLATFDYTGLQIQSSDGQWYDVPPRPGSLIVNIGDVLSQMTGGRLKATRHRVVDPKISRYSVPFFFEPRYGVNINYRLGDSEKKTPESVCAYGPFMMDKMLQFVEYRNIL, encoded by the exons ATGGCGGCCATAACGCT GATGAGTTCCATTCAAATTCCAGTGATAGATCTGAAAGAGGCTGAAAACGCCAGCCAGCGTTTGGGAGTTGCCCAGAAACTTGTAAAAGCACTGGAAACTGACGGTTTCCTCTTCCTTGACAATGTGCCGGGTGTTGACCTGAACAAAGTCTTCAAAAACAGCGAATGGTTCTTTTCTATTCCAGAAACTGATAAGTCTCAACTGTTGAAGAAACAATGGAATCCACAAAATAATAATCGCTATCGTGGCTATTCCCCACTTATGTCGAATTGTGCATCTTACAAAGAAGGTTTTGAAATTGGCGCTGAAGATGTAGAATTTACAGACCCCGACATCCACCCTATCTTCAAGGAACCAAACGTCTGGCCGCAAGCGCTGGATAAGGGCGATCAGTTTAAGGCCGATATGATACAACTATTCTCTGCTATGCTGAAGACCGGAAGTGAGGTGATGCGTCTGGTTGCTATGGGAAGCGGCTTGGACGAGATGCTTTTTGAGAAGATGTTCAGTCCGGATACTCTTTCCACGCTGATGTTGCTGCATTATCCCACTCGTCCCGATGTTGCTgcagctgctgctgctactgctgaaGACGGGACAGTCCTGTCCTGCTATGAACACACTGATACTGGCTTCGTGACTCTGCTGGCGACGTTTGACTACACGGGACTGCAGATCCAGTCATCGGACGGTCAGTGGTACGACGTACCGCCGAGACCAGGCTCTCTAATCGTCAACATCGGAGACGTCTTGTCCCAGATGACCGGAGGGAGGCTGAAGGCGACACGCCACAGAGTTGTCGACCCAAAGATCAGTCGTTACTCCGTTCCGTTTTTCTTTGAACCTCGATACGGTGTCAACATTAACTACCGTTTAGGTGATTCTGAGAAGAAAACCCCAGAGTCAGTTTGTGCATATGGTCCTTTCATGATGGACAAAATGTTGCAATTTGTGGAGTATCGAAATATACTGTAG
- the LOC121380670 gene encoding 2-oxoglutarate-dependent dioxygenase citB-like isoform X2: MSSIQIPVIDLKEAENASQRLGVAQKLVKALETDGFLFLDNVPGVDLNKVFKNSEWFFSIPETDKSQLLKKQWNPQNNNRYRGYSPLMSNCASYKEGFEIGAEDVEFTDPDIHPIFKEPNVWPQALDKGDQFKADMIQLFSAMLKTGSEVMRLVAMGSGLDEMLFEKMFSPDTLSTLMLLHYPTRPDVAAAAAATAEDGTVLSCYEHTDTGFVTLLATFDYTGLQIQSSDGQWYDVPPRPGSLIVNIGDVLSQMTGGRLKATRHRVVDPKISRYSVPFFFEPRYGVNINYRLGDSEKKTPESVCAYGPFMMDKMLQFVEYRNIL, from the coding sequence ATGAGTTCCATTCAAATTCCAGTGATAGATCTGAAAGAGGCTGAAAACGCCAGCCAGCGTTTGGGAGTTGCCCAGAAACTTGTAAAAGCACTGGAAACTGACGGTTTCCTCTTCCTTGACAATGTGCCGGGTGTTGACCTGAACAAAGTCTTCAAAAACAGCGAATGGTTCTTTTCTATTCCAGAAACTGATAAGTCTCAACTGTTGAAGAAACAATGGAATCCACAAAATAATAATCGCTATCGTGGCTATTCCCCACTTATGTCGAATTGTGCATCTTACAAAGAAGGTTTTGAAATTGGCGCTGAAGATGTAGAATTTACAGACCCCGACATCCACCCTATCTTCAAGGAACCAAACGTCTGGCCGCAAGCGCTGGATAAGGGCGATCAGTTTAAGGCCGATATGATACAACTATTCTCTGCTATGCTGAAGACCGGAAGTGAGGTGATGCGTCTGGTTGCTATGGGAAGCGGCTTGGACGAGATGCTTTTTGAGAAGATGTTCAGTCCGGATACTCTTTCCACGCTGATGTTGCTGCATTATCCCACTCGTCCCGATGTTGCTgcagctgctgctgctactgctgaaGACGGGACAGTCCTGTCCTGCTATGAACACACTGATACTGGCTTCGTGACTCTGCTGGCGACGTTTGACTACACGGGACTGCAGATCCAGTCATCGGACGGTCAGTGGTACGACGTACCGCCGAGACCAGGCTCTCTAATCGTCAACATCGGAGACGTCTTGTCCCAGATGACCGGAGGGAGGCTGAAGGCGACACGCCACAGAGTTGTCGACCCAAAGATCAGTCGTTACTCCGTTCCGTTTTTCTTTGAACCTCGATACGGTGTCAACATTAACTACCGTTTAGGTGATTCTGAGAAGAAAACCCCAGAGTCAGTTTGTGCATATGGTCCTTTCATGATGGACAAAATGTTGCAATTTGTGGAGTATCGAAATATACTGTAG